A window of Mucilaginibacter paludis DSM 18603 contains these coding sequences:
- a CDS encoding lysophospholipid acyltransferase family protein has product MIPARRNKTLSNLFALYMRYRMRKAFKVIEVMPFEVKPGHSILLLCNHFSWWDGFFGNYLAYWTFKRKLFIMMQHDHLEKRMLFNLFGGFSIERGTREMLKSLWYAADLLNDPENLVVVFPQGELISNHTTNISIEKGIERMIKHIKGPCQVVYCATLIDYFESLKPSAYIHLFDCGIANQMPFDELVKNINTFHQKALKDQVDVAH; this is encoded by the coding sequence ATGATACCCGCACGCCGAAATAAAACCCTGAGCAACCTTTTTGCTTTATACATGCGTTACCGCATGCGCAAGGCATTTAAAGTGATAGAGGTGATGCCCTTTGAGGTTAAGCCGGGGCACTCCATATTATTGCTTTGCAACCATTTTAGCTGGTGGGACGGCTTTTTTGGCAACTACCTGGCCTATTGGACATTTAAGCGAAAGTTGTTTATTATGATGCAGCACGATCACCTGGAGAAACGGATGCTGTTTAATTTGTTCGGCGGTTTTTCCATTGAAAGGGGCACGCGCGAAATGCTCAAGTCGTTGTGGTACGCTGCCGATTTGCTCAATGACCCGGAAAATCTGGTGGTTGTTTTCCCGCAGGGCGAGCTGATCTCGAATCATACGACCAATATCAGTATCGAGAAAGGTATTGAACGGATGATCAAACACATTAAAGGCCCCTGCCAGGTTGTTTATTGTGCCACCCTGATTGATTACTTTGAAAGTTTAAAGCCGTCGGCTTACATCCATTTGTTTGATTGCGGGATAGCTAACCAGATGCCATTTGATGAGTTGGTTAAAAATATCAATACCTTCCATCAAAAAGCGCTTAAAGATCAGGTAGATGTTGCTCATTAA
- a CDS encoding alpha/beta fold hydrolase, producing MGFLHLPDLGTVHYHEYGTGNKPLLAFHGYGMTGKQFHVLQKSLLGKYHVYGFDHFFHGESKLEGWTEQQILAGMNKTMVRAYLEAWFKVFGRQRISLMAYSIGANFALILLEDYADMVDEVILMAPDGLAGYEGFKFLQHHSIGRAIFKTISKSNWLAPKLLKALKKIRVIDQSLYTIAYNEVDTPKKREDVFYTLNLIRHLKPDIKKVAEQVNRYNIKCVLIFGRDDLLFPKKPAMQAIELLDGLEVHEVPMGHWLVTAALDAYLCDAAQKLANNQSRHK from the coding sequence ATGGGCTTTCTGCATCTACCTGATCTTGGAACTGTACATTACCATGAATATGGTACAGGTAATAAGCCGCTATTGGCTTTTCATGGTTACGGCATGACGGGGAAACAATTCCATGTGCTCCAAAAATCCTTGTTAGGCAAATATCATGTTTATGGATTCGATCATTTTTTTCATGGAGAAAGTAAATTGGAGGGCTGGACTGAGCAACAGATACTGGCCGGGATGAATAAAACTATGGTGCGTGCCTATTTGGAAGCCTGGTTTAAAGTATTCGGGCGGCAGCGTATCTCGTTGATGGCTTATTCCATCGGGGCCAATTTTGCGTTGATATTGCTTGAAGATTATGCCGATATGGTTGACGAAGTGATACTGATGGCACCCGATGGCTTGGCCGGATACGAGGGATTTAAATTTTTACAGCACCATAGCATAGGGCGCGCGATATTTAAAACCATTAGCAAAAGTAACTGGCTGGCGCCGAAGCTGCTAAAAGCCTTGAAAAAAATCAGGGTGATCGACCAAAGTTTATACACCATTGCTTATAACGAAGTAGATACGCCCAAAAAGCGCGAAGATGTATTTTATACGCTCAACCTGATACGGCATTTGAAACCCGATATAAAAAAAGTGGCCGAACAGGTTAACCGTTACAACATAAAATGTGTATTGATATTTGGCCGGGATGATTTGCTTTTCCCCAAAAAGCCCGCTATGCAGGCGATTGAATTGCTGGACGGGCTTGAAGTACACGAAGTACCGATGGGGCATTGGCTGGTAACAGCCGCCCTGGATGCTTATCTGTGCGATGCTGCGCAAAAGCTTGCCAATAATCAAAGTCGACATAAGTAA
- the crtD gene encoding 1-hydroxycarotenoid 3,4-desaturase CrtD: protein MPKPKAIVIGAGIAGIAAAIRLAVKGYEVEVFEANSYPGGKLSEITLGAYRFDAGPSLFTMPQYVDELFELAGKTKGLSYQNLDVVCKYFYEDGTKLSAYADEDRFAGEVAGLTGEDPANVKRYFKNSRNIYQITNHVFLERSLHRLKTFLRWDTLKSVFRFPQIDAFRTMHRANKGFFRDKRLIQFFDRYATYNGSNPYQAPATLNVIPHLEQYFGAYFPDGGMYSITTSLVKLGEKLGVKFNYTCVVDEIVLQKQEVKGIRVKGELQAADVVISNMDVYFTYSKLLKSHPELQPAKLLKQERSSSALIFYWGIKKSFQELDLHNVFFSGDYEAEFKAIWEKQGLYHDPTVYINISSKYKPDDAPMDCENWFVMINVPANKGQDWDELIAEARKNIIAKLSRILGEDVSSLITCESILDPRSIESKTSSYQGSLYGTSSNNQFAAFLRQANRSSKIKGLYFCGGSVHPGGGIPLALLSAKIVSDWM, encoded by the coding sequence ATGCCCAAGCCCAAAGCCATTGTGATAGGTGCCGGTATTGCCGGGATAGCCGCAGCCATCCGCTTAGCGGTTAAAGGCTATGAAGTGGAAGTTTTTGAGGCCAACAGCTACCCCGGAGGCAAACTTTCGGAAATTACTTTGGGCGCTTACCGTTTTGATGCCGGGCCAAGCTTGTTTACCATGCCGCAGTACGTGGACGAGTTGTTTGAGCTTGCCGGGAAAACTAAAGGCTTGAGTTACCAAAATTTGGATGTTGTTTGCAAGTATTTTTATGAAGACGGCACCAAACTGAGCGCCTATGCCGACGAGGATAGGTTTGCAGGGGAAGTAGCCGGTTTAACCGGCGAAGATCCGGCAAACGTTAAACGCTATTTTAAAAACAGCCGCAACATTTATCAAATCACCAATCATGTTTTTTTAGAACGATCACTACATCGCCTGAAAACGTTTTTGCGTTGGGATACACTGAAGTCGGTATTTCGCTTTCCGCAGATTGACGCTTTCAGAACGATGCACCGGGCTAACAAGGGCTTTTTTAGGGATAAGCGCCTGATTCAGTTTTTCGACCGGTATGCTACATACAACGGCTCCAACCCTTACCAGGCACCGGCTACCTTAAATGTTATCCCACATTTGGAGCAATATTTCGGTGCGTATTTCCCCGATGGGGGGATGTATAGCATCACCACCAGTTTAGTTAAGCTGGGAGAGAAACTGGGCGTGAAATTTAACTACACCTGTGTGGTTGATGAAATAGTTTTGCAGAAGCAGGAAGTTAAAGGTATCAGAGTTAAGGGTGAGTTACAAGCTGCCGATGTGGTGATATCCAACATGGATGTTTATTTTACGTATAGCAAGTTGCTCAAATCGCATCCAGAACTTCAACCCGCAAAATTATTAAAGCAGGAGCGGAGCAGTTCGGCACTGATATTTTATTGGGGTATAAAAAAGAGCTTTCAGGAGCTTGATCTGCACAATGTATTTTTCAGCGGCGATTATGAGGCTGAGTTTAAAGCCATCTGGGAAAAACAAGGCCTATACCATGACCCTACCGTATACATCAACATCAGCTCGAAATATAAGCCGGATGATGCGCCAATGGACTGCGAAAACTGGTTTGTGATGATTAACGTTCCGGCAAATAAGGGCCAGGATTGGGATGAGCTGATTGCTGAAGCGCGCAAAAATATCATAGCCAAATTGTCACGCATCCTGGGCGAAGACGTAAGCAGCCTGATCACATGCGAGTCAATTTTAGATCCGCGAAGCATCGAAAGCAAAACCTCATCTTACCAGGGCTCGCTATATGGTACCAGTTCCAACAACCAGTTTGCCGCGTTTTTACGGCAGGCTAACCGTTCATCAAAAATTAAAGGCTTGTACTTTTGCGGCGGCAGCGTACACCCTGGCGGGGGTATTCCGCTGGCCCTGCTTTCCGCCAAGATTGTAAGCGACTGGATGTGA
- the trhO gene encoding oxygen-dependent tRNA uridine(34) hydroxylase TrhO, with product MTKYQTLLYYCYSTITDAEQFTADHLKFCKSLNLVGRIIVADEGLNGTVSGTVESCQAYMDTLHADPRFAGIDFKVDDVEEPSFVKMHVRYKTEIVHSGLRDPNIINPQQKTGIHLEAKDFLAMKDRDDVVVLDVRSNYEHSVGKFKNAITLDIENFRDFPSKINELAQYKDKKIITYCTGGIKCEKASALLLHEGFSDVYQLHGGIIKYGKEAGGEDFEGKCYVFDNRLTVDVNAVNPVVISTCYNCGTTTAKMINCANPECNEHFTQCDACGEALEGCCSEECKQHPRKRVYDGTGYYVKVPQPVSALKLSRKVTETTNLENAG from the coding sequence ATGACAAAGTATCAAACATTACTGTATTATTGTTATTCAACAATAACCGATGCGGAGCAATTCACCGCAGATCATCTTAAATTTTGTAAATCTTTAAACCTGGTTGGGCGTATTATTGTAGCCGATGAGGGCCTGAACGGTACGGTATCTGGTACGGTTGAATCTTGCCAGGCGTACATGGACACGCTTCACGCGGACCCACGATTTGCCGGGATCGATTTTAAAGTTGACGATGTGGAAGAGCCATCATTTGTAAAAATGCACGTGCGCTATAAGACAGAGATCGTCCATTCGGGCCTGCGCGACCCCAATATCATCAACCCCCAGCAAAAAACGGGTATCCACCTGGAAGCGAAAGATTTTTTGGCGATGAAGGATCGTGATGATGTGGTGGTTTTGGATGTACGGTCTAACTACGAGCACTCGGTAGGTAAATTTAAAAATGCTATTACTTTAGATATTGAAAACTTTCGCGATTTTCCGTCCAAAATCAATGAGCTGGCCCAATACAAGGATAAAAAAATAATTACCTATTGCACCGGTGGCATTAAGTGCGAAAAGGCATCCGCTTTGTTGCTTCACGAAGGTTTTAGCGATGTATACCAGTTGCATGGCGGCATTATTAAGTACGGGAAGGAGGCCGGAGGTGAGGATTTTGAAGGTAAGTGTTATGTATTTGATAACCGCTTAACGGTTGATGTAAACGCTGTTAACCCCGTAGTGATATCTACCTGTTATAACTGTGGCACTACAACGGCAAAAATGATTAACTGCGCCAACCCCGAGTGCAACGAACACTTTACCCAATGTGATGCCTGCGGCGAGGCCCTGGAGGGATGTTGCTCCGAGGAATGTAAACAACACCCGCGTAAGCGTGTATATGATGGTACAGGGTATTATGTAAAGGTTCCTCAACCCGTTAGCGCCCTTAAATTATCCCGTAAGGTTACAGAAACAACGAACTTAGAAAACGCTGGCTAA
- a CDS encoding DUF5686 and carboxypeptidase regulatory-like domain-containing protein, with product MMRYLILFFAVLSLHAAGQQVILSGKITDSQGNPIAFASLYIQGTTIGTSANEYGQYQIRLKPGKYGIDFRSVGFKQQTEQVELVADSFAHNVELTYEDYQLKQTAGQGEEDPAFEIIRNVIKKRQYHLTEINQYACDVYIRGIQKLISAPKGRLIRGVAHELQLNLDNNSILYMSESESRFNFQQPNNFKEVMMSSKVTGNYNAFDFNRAAKLQLNFYRNMLDIEGLNPRGFVSPIADNAMKYYTYKLLGSTVESGQVIDKIQVIPLDDRDPIFKGNIYIMENDWRVYKAHLYVTNRSNLNFVDTLNINQQYIPVNDGKWQPASVSFTYSGNVLGFRYKGYILGNYSNYDLAPQFPPHYFNGETMLITQQTTKKDSVYWRKKRPVPLTPQEQQNYNLKDSILKKHETAAYLDSTERANNKFSPASYAFFGDTVKHRYKNEVLTLNPLYETIIYNTVEGWAVDLKPTYTKKFGFGRQYTISPEVRYGFENKIFSINTGFNYAYDPTNQGVFYGRVGTGIVDLNSEGSVGIFLNGLSSLFFKDNFLKLYRSKYLMAGMQREVARGLLLDGSMEYARRNALQNTSNRTVWKFPNKEYTSNNPLNSNLNAPLLFPESNALTFKISAIYTFDEEYTTRPEGRVYDQSKYPKIRLSYRKGIKNWLGSDVDYDYADIQVFHNHINLGMYGYSSFLITAGNFFNDKAVSYPDYKWFKGNQGITFTPGISQYHFLPYYTYSPASFFEAHYEHNFSGFLFNKIPGLRKLKLEEIVGGNYLTQKLNPAYTEFYIGVQRFFFRFDYGFVYRGAGHFDQGIKLYYGI from the coding sequence ATGATGAGGTATCTTATTTTATTTTTTGCTGTTTTGTCGCTACATGCAGCTGGGCAGCAAGTGATACTGTCGGGAAAGATAACCGATAGTCAGGGCAATCCAATAGCATTTGCATCCCTTTATATACAGGGAACAACCATAGGTACCAGCGCTAACGAGTATGGTCAATATCAAATCAGGTTAAAGCCCGGAAAGTATGGCATTGATTTTCGTTCGGTTGGTTTTAAACAGCAAACCGAACAGGTTGAGCTTGTCGCCGATAGCTTTGCTCATAATGTTGAGTTAACTTATGAAGATTATCAGCTCAAACAAACAGCAGGGCAGGGGGAAGAAGATCCGGCTTTTGAGATTATCCGGAATGTGATCAAAAAGCGTCAATATCATTTAACCGAAATCAACCAGTATGCCTGCGATGTGTATATCCGTGGCATACAAAAATTAATAAGTGCTCCCAAGGGGCGTTTGATCAGGGGCGTGGCACATGAGCTTCAACTTAATCTGGATAATAATAGTATCCTTTACATGTCCGAATCTGAATCGCGCTTTAACTTTCAGCAGCCCAACAACTTTAAGGAAGTGATGATGTCGTCAAAAGTTACTGGTAACTACAATGCCTTTGATTTTAACAGGGCAGCTAAGTTACAGTTGAACTTTTATAGAAACATGCTCGACATTGAGGGGTTAAATCCCCGTGGATTTGTATCGCCCATTGCCGATAATGCCATGAAATACTATACCTATAAATTGTTGGGTAGCACCGTTGAAAGCGGGCAGGTGATTGATAAGATACAGGTAATTCCGCTGGATGATCGCGACCCGATTTTTAAGGGCAATATTTATATTATGGAGAACGACTGGCGCGTGTACAAAGCGCACTTGTATGTTACTAACCGGTCAAATCTCAACTTTGTTGATACTTTAAACATTAACCAGCAATACATCCCGGTTAACGATGGTAAATGGCAGCCTGCATCAGTATCGTTTACCTATAGTGGCAATGTTTTGGGTTTTAGATACAAAGGCTATATTTTAGGTAACTACAGTAACTATGATTTAGCTCCTCAGTTTCCGCCGCATTATTTTAATGGCGAAACGATGCTGATCACACAGCAAACCACCAAGAAAGATTCTGTTTATTGGCGAAAAAAACGTCCCGTACCGTTAACGCCACAAGAGCAACAAAACTACAACCTAAAGGATAGCATCCTTAAAAAACATGAAACGGCCGCATACCTCGATTCTACCGAAAGGGCGAATAATAAGTTTAGCCCCGCCAGCTATGCGTTTTTTGGAGATACAGTTAAGCACCGCTATAAAAATGAGGTGCTTACGCTCAACCCCTTGTATGAGACTATCATTTATAATACTGTTGAAGGTTGGGCCGTTGATTTAAAACCAACCTACACAAAAAAATTTGGCTTCGGAAGGCAATATACCATATCGCCCGAAGTTCGGTATGGTTTTGAAAACAAAATATTCAGTATAAACACTGGTTTTAATTACGCTTACGACCCTACTAACCAAGGTGTTTTTTATGGCCGGGTAGGCACTGGCATAGTAGACCTGAACAGCGAAGGTTCTGTAGGTATATTTTTAAACGGCTTATCGAGCTTGTTTTTTAAAGATAATTTTTTAAAGTTATACAGGTCAAAGTATTTGATGGCCGGTATGCAGCGGGAGGTAGCGCGAGGCTTATTGTTAGATGGAAGCATGGAGTATGCCCGGCGAAATGCTTTGCAAAATACCTCCAACCGAACCGTTTGGAAATTTCCTAACAAGGAATATACGTCAAACAACCCTTTAAACAGCAATTTAAATGCCCCGCTGTTATTCCCCGAGAGTAACGCGTTAACGTTTAAGATATCGGCCATTTATACTTTCGATGAGGAATATACCACTCGCCCTGAAGGGAGGGTTTACGATCAGTCTAAGTATCCTAAAATACGGCTTAGTTACCGCAAAGGCATCAAAAACTGGTTAGGGTCTGATGTGGATTACGATTATGCCGATATACAGGTATTTCACAATCACATTAACTTGGGTATGTATGGTTATTCATCGTTTTTAATTACGGCTGGTAATTTTTTTAACGATAAGGCGGTTTCTTATCCCGATTACAAATGGTTTAAAGGCAACCAGGGAATTACTTTTACCCCTGGCATAAGCCAGTACCACTTTCTTCCGTATTATACTTACAGCCCTGCCTCGTTTTTTGAGGCCCATTACGAACATAATTTCTCGGGGTTTTTGTTCAATAAAATCCCCGGTTTGCGCAAGCTCAAATTAGAAGAAATTGTAGGTGGCAACTATTTAACGCAGAAGCTTAACCCGGCTTACACTGAGTTTTACATCGGCGTGCAACGCTTTTTCTTTAGGTTTGATTACGGCTTTGTTTACCGCGGCGCCGGACATTTTGACCAGGGGATTAAGTTGTATTACGGGATTTGA
- the kbl gene encoding glycine C-acetyltransferase, protein MYKTLQPVLQQELAEIEKAGLYKKERVIISPQGADIKVAGGQEVINFCANNYLGLSSHPKVIEAAKAAIDSHGYGMSSVRFICGTQDIHKQLEKKISEFLGTEDTILYAAAFDANGGVFEPLFNEQDAIISDELNHASIIDGVRLCKAQRYRYKHDDMADLEEKLQASANLRHRIIVTDGAFSMDGTIAQLDKICALAEKYNALVMIDESHCSGFMGKTGRGTHEHCGVMDKIDIITGTLGKALGGASGGFTSGKQEIIDMLRQRSRPYLFSNTLAPSITGASIAVIDMLSETTELRDKLESNTQYFRKAMTEAGFDIKPGVHPIVPIMLYEAKLSQEFAARLLTEGIYVIGFYYPVVPQGKARIRVQISAAHNQQHLDKAIAAFTKVGKELGVIK, encoded by the coding sequence ATGTATAAAACTTTGCAGCCTGTATTACAGCAGGAATTGGCAGAAATTGAAAAAGCCGGATTATATAAAAAAGAACGCGTCATCATATCGCCGCAGGGTGCTGATATTAAAGTAGCAGGCGGGCAGGAAGTAATCAATTTCTGCGCCAACAACTACCTGGGGCTTTCATCGCATCCAAAAGTAATTGAGGCTGCAAAGGCCGCTATTGATAGCCATGGTTACGGCATGTCGTCGGTACGTTTTATTTGTGGAACACAGGATATCCATAAACAACTGGAAAAAAAGATTTCGGAGTTTTTAGGTACCGAGGATACCATTTTATATGCGGCCGCATTTGATGCAAACGGCGGTGTGTTTGAACCTTTATTTAACGAGCAGGACGCCATCATCTCCGACGAACTGAACCATGCCTCTATTATAGACGGGGTGCGTTTGTGCAAGGCGCAGCGCTACCGCTACAAGCACGATGACATGGCCGACCTGGAGGAGAAGCTACAGGCCAGCGCCAACTTGCGCCACCGTATTATCGTTACCGATGGAGCATTCTCGATGGATGGCACCATTGCTCAGTTAGATAAAATTTGCGCCCTTGCTGAAAAATATAATGCACTGGTCATGATAGACGAAAGCCACTGCTCGGGTTTTATGGGCAAAACCGGCCGCGGTACTCACGAACATTGCGGCGTAATGGATAAGATAGACATTATTACCGGCACCCTGGGCAAAGCGTTGGGCGGCGCATCAGGCGGGTTTACATCGGGCAAGCAGGAAATTATTGATATGCTGAGGCAACGTTCAAGGCCATATCTGTTTTCAAATACCCTTGCTCCATCCATCACCGGGGCATCCATCGCGGTAATTGATATGCTGAGCGAAACTACCGAGCTGCGCGACAAGCTGGAAAGCAATACCCAGTATTTCCGCAAGGCCATGACTGAGGCTGGTTTCGATATTAAGCCCGGCGTACACCCCATTGTGCCCATCATGTTGTATGAAGCCAAACTATCGCAGGAGTTTGCTGCCAGGTTGCTAACCGAAGGGATTTATGTAATTGGCTTTTATTACCCGGTGGTACCGCAAGGCAAGGCACGCATCAGGGTACAGATATCTGCAGCGCATAACCAGCAACATTTAGATAAGGCCATTGCCGCGTTTACCAAAGTGGGTAAAGAATTGGGCGTAATAAAATAA
- a CDS encoding DUF6364 family protein gives MAASKLTLSIEPEVIERAKKYAREKHVSLSKLVQNYLKGIDQKENTGYVTPENEIPDDILKLTGILKGKVPGDLDVWDAKYEYLKEKYDL, from the coding sequence ATGGCTGCTTCAAAATTAACTTTAAGCATTGAACCGGAGGTGATTGAAAGGGCAAAAAAATATGCCCGTGAAAAACACGTCAGCTTATCTAAATTGGTACAGAACTATTTGAAAGGAATAGATCAAAAAGAAAATACTGGCTATGTAACTCCAGAAAATGAAATACCTGATGATATTTTAAAACTTACAGGGATTTTAAAAGGAAAAGTACCCGGCGACCTGGATGTATGGGATGCCAAATATGAGTACCTGAAGGAGAAGTATGATTTATAA
- a CDS encoding type II toxin-antitoxin system VapC family toxin → MIYKNAFIDSDVLLDLLLMREPFFTFSQTLLAKSKNKTIKISTSSLVIANIHYILARNIGKELARDSVRSLINNLNVLPFDIDAINLAVNSEFTDFEDAIQYYIAQKFQCDAIISRNLKHYKKSHLPVLTTEQFLRTL, encoded by the coding sequence ATGATTTATAAAAATGCCTTTATAGACAGTGATGTTTTGCTTGATTTATTATTGATGCGCGAACCTTTTTTCACCTTTAGCCAAACTTTATTAGCTAAGAGTAAAAACAAAACCATAAAGATCAGCACATCATCCCTGGTAATTGCTAACATTCACTATATTTTGGCAAGAAACATCGGTAAAGAACTGGCAAGGGATAGTGTAAGATCATTAATTAATAACCTGAACGTTTTACCGTTTGATATTGATGCCATTAACCTGGCCGTTAATAGCGAATTTACAGATTTTGAAGATGCCATTCAATATTATATCGCTCAAAAATTTCAATGCGATGCTATTATTAGCCGCAATTTAAAACATTATAAAAAATCACATTTGCCGGTTTTAACCACCGAACAATTTTTAAGAACATTGTAG
- the pheS gene encoding phenylalanine--tRNA ligase subunit alpha, translated as MQDKINQYTADINAFITTQADELEAFRIKYLGTKGLIKDLFEDFKTVSPEEKRVFGKVLNEFKQLAEAKYNELKESLGTETGSTKSEADLTLPGEGFELGSRHPLSLIRNEIIDIFKRLGFVVAEGPEIEDDWHNFSALNFPEEHPARDMQDTFFIKKNSGKDDIALRTHTSSVQVRMMEAGKPPFRAIMPGRVYRNEAISARAHCFFHQVEGLYIDENVSFSDLKQTLYHFVQELYGDGTQVRFRPSYFPFTEPSAEMDISCTICKGAGCNMCKHTGWVEILGCGMVDPNVLENCGIDSKKFTGFAFGMGIERIANLKYVIRDLRLFSENDVRFLNQFQTEIV; from the coding sequence ATGCAAGATAAAATAAATCAATACACTGCCGATATCAACGCTTTCATCACAACCCAGGCTGATGAACTGGAAGCATTCCGTATCAAATACCTGGGCACCAAAGGGCTTATTAAAGATCTGTTTGAAGATTTTAAAACCGTTAGCCCCGAAGAAAAGCGTGTATTCGGCAAGGTATTAAATGAGTTTAAACAATTAGCCGAAGCCAAATATAACGAGCTTAAAGAAAGTTTAGGTACCGAAACCGGCAGCACAAAATCAGAAGCCGACCTTACCCTTCCGGGCGAAGGTTTTGAGCTTGGCTCGCGCCATCCGCTGTCGCTGATCAGGAACGAGATCATCGATATTTTTAAGCGTTTAGGCTTTGTAGTTGCCGAAGGGCCGGAAATTGAAGACGACTGGCATAATTTCTCGGCGCTCAACTTCCCCGAAGAGCACCCGGCACGTGATATGCAGGATACCTTTTTCATTAAAAAGAATTCGGGTAAGGATGATATCGCTTTGCGCACACATACCTCATCCGTACAAGTCCGCATGATGGAAGCTGGCAAGCCGCCTTTCCGCGCTATTATGCCGGGCCGGGTATACCGCAACGAGGCTATCTCAGCCCGTGCACATTGCTTTTTTCACCAGGTTGAAGGTTTGTATATCGACGAGAATGTATCTTTCTCCGATTTAAAACAAACGCTTTACCACTTTGTGCAGGAGCTTTATGGCGATGGTACGCAGGTGCGTTTCCGCCCATCCTATTTCCCTTTCACCGAGCCTTCGGCCGAGATGGATATCTCGTGCACCATTTGCAAAGGCGCAGGCTGCAATATGTGTAAACATACAGGTTGGGTTGAAATTTTAGGCTGCGGTATGGTTGACCCTAACGTGCTTGAAAATTGCGGCATCGACAGTAAAAAATTCACTGGATTTGCTTTCGGAATGGGTATAGAGCGTATTGCCAATTTAAAATATGTTATCCGTGATCTGCGTTTGTTCTCAGAGAACGATGTACGCTTTTTAAATCAGTTTCAAACAGAGATTGTTTAA
- a CDS encoding Rieske (2Fe-2S) protein: MMKRFCLLILCFVCFSCGKSSDYVPDVAVNFSAPLSDPRLSKLTAAGGAVLISGYGVSGLIIYRSASGYVAYDRCSSYQPEKRCAVTLDDPALTVTDPCSGSKFSLNDGSPVKAPATRSLKSYSVNVSNNEIFVSN, from the coding sequence ATGATGAAAAGATTTTGCCTGTTGATTTTATGTTTCGTCTGCTTTTCGTGCGGTAAATCCTCGGACTATGTTCCGGATGTGGCCGTTAATTTCAGTGCCCCACTATCTGATCCCCGTTTAAGTAAATTAACCGCGGCTGGCGGTGCCGTTTTAATTAGCGGCTATGGCGTTTCGGGCTTAATTATTTACCGCAGCGCCAGCGGATATGTAGCCTATGACCGTTGCAGCAGTTACCAACCCGAAAAAAGATGCGCCGTTACGTTAGACGATCCAGCTTTAACCGTAACCGACCCTTGCAGCGGCTCAAAGTTTTCGCTTAACGATGGCTCGCCGGTAAAAGCACCTGCTACCCGCTCGCTAAAATCGTATAGCGTAAATGTTAGTAATAATGAGATATTTGTATCCAACTAA
- a CDS encoding TetR/AcrR family transcriptional regulator, which produces MEVDKIKESIKRAAQELFRKFGYHKTSVNEIAKRAKIAKATIYKYFESKEDVLHALLMDYIKVSVDEIIHNYNNEMDEETHLTNLIMKTSRLSYTVCNEFIGWDFIRESTNSQDFLKSLSNELEELLISSFTKVSDFRRDDTYPQRLRFLIKSSKSIVFSFAFTSVSDSDVRKNFVSFQKEILPYLVKAAIKE; this is translated from the coding sequence ATGGAAGTTGATAAAATAAAAGAAAGTATTAAGCGCGCCGCGCAGGAACTGTTCCGTAAGTTTGGATACCACAAAACCAGCGTAAACGAAATTGCTAAAAGGGCCAAGATAGCAAAAGCTACTATTTATAAATATTTTGAAAGCAAGGAGGATGTTTTGCATGCCCTGCTGATGGATTATATCAAGGTTAGCGTTGACGAGATCATCCATAACTATAACAATGAGATGGATGAGGAGACGCACTTAACTAACCTGATCATGAAAACGAGCCGTTTATCGTACACGGTTTGTAATGAGTTTATAGGTTGGGACTTCATCCGTGAATCAACCAATTCGCAGGATTTTTTAAAAAGCCTGTCTAACGAGTTAGAAGAGCTGCTGATCAGTTCGTTCACCAAAGTAAGTGATTTTCGCCGCGACGATACATATCCGCAACGTCTTCGTTTCCTGATCAAATCGAGTAAAAGCATCGTATTCAGCTTTGCATTTACATCTGTAAGCGATTCGGACGTACGTAAAAACTTCGTATCCTTCCAAAAGGAAATTTTACCGTATTTGGTTAAGGCAGCTATTAAAGAGTAA